ACACTAACGTTGATTTGATTTCAATTCATTATTACTAATGTATCTTATCGTTATTTCTAATATATAATATTAGCATCTGTAATTATCCCTCCTGAAATTAATCGAAACAAACCTATAACTGTTATAATCATCACCATTTAGCTGAATCCCATTTAGATTATGATCATAATAGGGTTAATAAGTATAAGGTTATTGTTGCAATAACTTGTAAATTATACTATAATTCGTTTGTATAAAAACAAGAATAGTCCTGTAGTTGTAGTATATACAGCCGCAATACGGAGTCTATGGAGGCATATATGAAGCGGTTTAAGATCACCGATGTCTTGATCGGAATTATATTCACTTTATTTTTTATATCTCTGGCTGTTGTGATTACGATAAACTTCCGACCACTATATTATATTGATATTGGACTTCTGGATATCGAATCAGCCTCCGGCTTGAGTAAGGATGTTATAAAGGAGAACTATAATGCATTAATCGACTACTCCTCTCCTTTCTATCGGGGAGAGTTAAAGTTCCCCTCCTTACCGTCCTCCGCTAGCGGTATAAAGCATTTTGATGAAGTAAAGAATATTTTTACATGCTTTTACATTCTTGGTGCCGTTACCCTCATTCTTGCAATTATTATAGCTGTTCAGAAAAGAAAGTATAAAGACTTCAGCTATCTAAAGGTCACATCAATTACTGCTGTTGTATTACCCCTTTTAGTCGGTTTATCTGTTATGATTGATTTCGACCGTGCTTTTGTAATATTTCATAAACTATTCTTCCGCAATGATGATTGGCTGTTTGACCCTGTCACCGACCCGGTGATAACCATCCTCCCAGATACCTTTTTTCTACACTGTGCTCTTATGATCATCGTTCTTGTCTTATTATCGAGTATGATATGTCTGGTTATCTTTATTAAAAGTAAGCGGCATTTAAGTATAAAATATCGTAAAAATAAAGGTTTGAAACTATGAAACACATAACTTTACGGAGGTAAACTATGAGAAAAACAAAAATTATATGTACCCTTGGACCATCAACCGATAACGACAATGTCCTAAGAGAATTGATGAAATCCGGAATGGATGTTGCTCGTTTTAATTTTTCCCATGCAGATCACGAAGAACATCTGGGCCGATTAAGGAGAATAGAGAGGCTTAGAAAGGAACTAAATATTCCGGTTGCTACATTACTGGATACCAAAGGACCTGAGATTCGAATCGGGAACTTCAAGGACGATAAGAAAATCCATTTGAAGGAAGGCCAGACATTTACCCTGACCTCAAGAGAAGTTGATGGAGACGAGACGCAGGTATCCATAACCTATCCCAGTTTGATTTATGATATTGATGTAGGATCAACCATATTAATCGATGATGGATTAATCGAAATGACTGTAATTGACGTTAATTCTACCGATATTGTCTGCAAAGTGAAAAATGGAGGAACTATCTCCAGCAAAAAGGGCGTAAATGTGCCCGGTGTTCATTTATCCATTCCGTTTATCAGCGAAAAGGACCGCCAGGACATTCTGTTCGGCATTAAACATAATTATGATTTTATTGCTGCCTCCTTTGTAAGAACTGCTGAAGATGTCCTTGAAATTCGCAAAATGCTGAAAAAACACAATTCACAGACAAAGATCATTGCGAAAATCGAGAATTATCAGGGTGTTGATAATATTGACGAGATAATTCAGGTATCCGACGGAATTATGATTGCCCGCGGCGATATGGGTGTTGAGATTCCATACGAAGAGGTACCCGTTATTCAGAAAATGATTATTAAAAAGGTATATAATGCTGGTAAGCAGGTAATAACTGCAACACAGATGCTGGATTCCATGATAAAAAATCCGAGACCGACCAGAGCAGAGACCACTGACGTCGCAAATGCGATCTATGATGGAACCAGTGCAATTATGCTATCTGGAGAAACTGCTGCTGGAAAATATCCTGTGGAAGCATTAAAAACCATGGTTAAAATAGCTATTCGTACAGAAGCTGATATCGATTATAAAAAGCGCTTTCATATGCTGGATGTCTCACGAACTCCTGATATTACAGATGCAATCTCCCGTGCCACAGTAACCACAGCACATGATCTGAATGCAAAGATGATTATTACGGTTACCACCTCTGGCAAAACCGCTCGAATGATTTCCCGATATCGTCCGGAATGCCAGATACTAGGCTGTACAACAGACCCCATGGTATGCCGACAATTAAATATGGCCTGGGGCGTTACACCTCTTCTCATAGCCGTAGAGCATGATACCTTTGAGCTATTTGATCATGCTATTCAGGCCGTAGAAAAAGCAGGCTATCTTGAAGATGGGGAATTAGCGGTACTGACTGCTGGAGTTCCTCTCGGAACCTCGGGAACCACCAATTTGATTAAGGTTCAGATTGCCGGCAACAAGTATTAATTTACAACTATTCGTTCCTATGATAAGATATTAGTAATGTTGGTTTGTATTCTTTTACCTATATATAACATTTATTTGAAAGGATGCCACATATGAAAAAAACGGATTATCTTAAATGGGATGAATACTTTATGGGAATCGCTTTACTTTCTACAGAGAGAAGCAAGGATCCCAGCACCAGTGTGGGTGCGTGTATTGTAAGCGAGGATAATAAAATCCTCTCGGTTGGTTATAACGGCATGCCTCTTGGATGTTCAGATGATGAATTTCCGTGGGAGAGGGAAGGAAGCAATCTTGACACCAAGTATTTCTATGTATGTCATGCGGAGTTTAATGCAATCTTGAATTACACCGGAACTAACATGAAGGGTGCTAAGGTGTACACCACTCTCTTTCCCTGCAATGAATGTACCAAAGCTATCATTCAAAAGGGAATTGCAGAGATTATCTATATGTGTGACAAATACGCCTCAACCGATGCTGTCATAGCTGCAAAACGTATGCTTGACGCTTCCGGGGTAAAATACAGACAATACCAACCAATCGGCAAGGATATCACTCTTTCATTGTAATGATAAAGGCTGCTCTACTACTAATATATATTAGTAGCAAAGCAGCCTCTTTTTGAAAGCTAGTGTCATTTGCCATTCATTACACATCCGATTCGGACTACCCCATTACTCAGTTACTTTTTCTCTTTTTTTCTTTGAATAAAGGAAACTCTCCCTTTTCTTTCGCCCGTTCTAATCTTTCTGCCATATTGGCTTTCATAACCGTCACATCTTCCTTATGAAGCACTCCAAGATCTACTAGCTTATCCATAATCTCATACTGGATTTTCATATTCTTTTCCAGCAGCTGATAGACTTCATCCTTTTGCTTCTCTGAAAGAGTGTCCCACTTTTCGCGGGCTTCCTTTTTCTTATCACGAAATATATCCTTCTGTTCTTCTTTCTTATCCTGCTGTATTTCATCCGTTTCTGTCAGTGTTACCGATTCGCTATCTGTTTCGGCTGCAAATGTAGAAACTGGTGACATACCTATGATGCTCACCAAGCATGCAATTGCCATACTACATACCTTTACTCGACTCATTTAGCATCCTCTCTTTCCAATGGCAAATGACCGGCACGTCAATGAGTAACCAGTACTGATTACTTGTAACTTCCAGTACGTTCACGGGACGATACACCAACTTTCAAAATTAGTATACCCAGCATTAGAAAACTCCTACTTGCTTTTTGCTCCTTTTTCTGCTTTTTTATATTTCTTGATATCATTTATCACATCTTTCCTAAGATTCTTCCATTCATCCTCATGTTCTACATAGTATAACGGGCAAAGCTTACCAGTAACATCATAATGTCGAATAATATCCTTCTCTCCCATATCATACTCCATACACAGGGTTGCAAGAAGGGATACCAAAGATTTATAGGTCTCTTCGGTGAATTTACCCGTCTCGTCCGGGTGACAGCACTCAATAGCTACGGTATCTTCATTTCTTTCGTTAGAGGCATATGCAATCTCATTCAAGGGAATACATTGTATTATCTCACCCTCCAGGCCAATAATAAAATGGCTGCTTGCATATGTGGATTTCTTCTCAGCCAGCCCTTCAAAGTAACTACGATTTGCTTTCGCTGAAGTACCCGGATTCGCTGTATAATGTACCACAACTGAATTAATACGCTTTAACTCGGCTTGTGGTCTGGAATACGGATTCGGTGTCAGGTAATTTATCTCAATCGGCTTCTTTAAGAATGTTTCCGGTAGTGTCTCTTTCCCTTCCGTATTGGATCCATACTGTTGCATCACTTTATCTGTGATAAGTAATCCTGATAACAGGATAATCGGTATCAGCAACACAAATGCCAGATACATACGTAACCGTCTTTTTCTCCGCTTTTTTCGTACCCACTGTTCTTTTGTTAAAATTCTGCCCATATTTTCTCACATTCCTACGTAAAGCTTTACTAAAATACTATTTTAATTAGCAATTTTCATTCATGACTGCGATATAAGTTTATGTAGTTAATGACAGTTCCCGCCTAATCTCTTCTAAAAAATGTTCCGCCTCGTTTTCCGGAATCCATTCTACTAGTCTGGCCGCCATAATAGGAAGCCTCCATCCGTTAATCTCCTTAATTGACATCCCTGATAGTTTCATATATTGCTTTTGATATACCTTGGCAATATACTTTCTAATTTTCTTTGTGAAATAGCGCGCTAAACCTCCCGAAGGTAGGTTTCCCGCCATGAATAACAAGGTTGTTCTAGCCACATCAGCACTAGGACTTCCTGCCGCAGCCGTCATCCAATCAAGTATCATGGATTTGTCATTCGTCCGTATTACATTTCCCGGATGGTAATCTCCATGGCACAATGCTTCCCCGTCGGGTAGCTCCTGTAATCTGGCTAGAATTAGTTGCTTTTCTTCCTCACTTAGCTGTTTGGCATGACGAATATTCCATTCCAAAATATCCTTATATTTTGATAAGCCCTCTGCTTTGCACTGATGAATTTCATAATGCAGTGCAGCAAAATGCGCTATATTTCTTTTCAATGATAATGGTTGCTTTAGCAGCAGATCCAACATGGAGGTTCCTTGAATATATTCATATATGATACCTGATCTTCCCTCATATTGGATCATTGATCCCACCTTTGGCACTGGCAGTCCACATTCTTGTACTTTTTGACTGTTACGATATTCTTTCTCAATCCCCGCCTGTGCATAGTCCTGTCGAAATAGTTTGAGTATTTCCTTCTCTCCCCATTGATAAATTTCCGCTGTATTTCCTTCTCCAATTAATTCTCCCTTCATCTGCCCACCTTTCCGGTATTATTCCTTCATCTGCTCGCATTTTCCGAAATCATAGTTAGAATATTCCTTATATTTAGTATTTTCTCATTTATTGTATGGATTATTATTGCAAATGTCAATCCGATAGGTTATCTTTCTTTAATAACGATTTTCACAGCTAAAATCTTCAATTTAATAATCAATTGTCTCACTTTCTAATCTGCTTATATTATGAATGTAAAAGGACTGAGTTCGGTATCTACCGTTCTCAGTCCTATGCTTATATTATTCAATAATTATTCTTCTATTATTACACTTCTGTTACTATTCTTTATTTTTTATTCTTCCACGCTATAGTTCGGAGCTTCTTTGGTGATGTGAATATCATGAGGATGGCTTTCCTTAAGGGATGCAGCAGATATCTTTACAAATTTGCCTGTTTGCTGTAAGGTCAGTATATCTTTGGCTCCACAATAACCCATACCGGATCTTAATCCACCAATTAACTGGAATGCTGTATCTTCCACTGTTCCTTTGTAAGCCACACGACCTTCTACTCCTTCCGGAACCAGCTTCTTAGCATCCGTCTGGAAATAACGATCCTTGCTTCCTCTTTCCATTGCAGCAATGGAGCCCATTCCACGATATACTTTGTATTTTCTACCCTGGAACAATTCGAAGGTACCCGGGCTCTCATCACAGCCTGCAAATATGCTACCCATCATACATACATTTGCTCCAGCGGCTATCGCCTTTGTGATATCTCCGGAATACTTGATACCACCATCACCGATTATCGGAATTCCATACTTCTTTGCTACTTCATAGCAATCCATAATAGCTGTAATCTGCGGAACACCAATACCGGCAACAACACGGGTAGTACAAATTGAACCAGGTCCTATACCAACCTTTACTGCATCTACACCTGCTTTTATTAAATCAAGAGCAGCTTCTCCTGTGGCTACATTTCCTGCGATAATCTGTACCTCTGGATAAGTATCACGTACCATCTTTACCACTTTCAATACATTTGCAGAATGACCATGTGCAGTATCAATTACAATTGCATCTACCTTAGCCTTTACCAATGCATCTACACGTTCCAATATGTTATTTGTAATTCCTACCGCAGCCGCACATAGCAGACGTCCCTGTGCATCTTTTGCGGATAACGGATATTTAATTTGCTTTTCAATGTCTTTGATTGTAATTAGACCTTTAAGATTACCTTCATCATCTACGATGGGTAATTTCTCTTTTCTAGCAGAAGCTAATATTTTCTTTGCTTCCTCTAAGGTGATACCTTCTTTGGCTGTAACTAAGCCTTCGGAGGTCATAGATTCTTTGATTTTCTTAGAAAAATCCGTCTCAAATTTTAAATCACGGTTTGTTATGATACCAACTAATTTCTTTCCATTAACAGTAATGGGAACACCGGAAATGCGATATTTTGCCATTAATTCATTCGCATCCTGTAATGTATGCTCTGGAGATAAATAAAATGGATCGGTGATAACTCCATTCTCTGATCGTTTAACCTTATCTACCTCATCAGCCTGCTCCTCAATTGACATATTTTTATGAATGACACCAATTCCTCCCTGTCTAGCCATAGCGATTGCCATTCGATTCTCAGTTACAGTATCCATTCCGGCACTCATTAACGGGATATTTAGCTTAATTGTCTTAGTAAGGTATGTTGATAAGTCAACTTGGTTCGGTAATACCTCAGAATATGCAGGCACTAGTAATACATCATCAAATGTAATTCCTTCACCAATAATCTGTCCCATTTTAATAATCTCCTCTCTTTCTATATGCTCAAAGTGATTTTTAAAAGTATATCGAATTAAATCTACATTGTCAACCTTTAAAAGATGAAAAAAGACAAATTGCAGTTTTATCTTATCGTACTCATCTCTGTCAGGTAGCCATATTATTTATGCAAAGAGGATGCTCCCTTATACTTACAGAAGCATCCTCTAATAATATTTTACAGCTGAGCAATTTTTCTTGGGCTCTTTTGTTTCATCATACCAAGCATCTTTTCACTCGGTTCGAACACAATACGATACGTCTTATCTTCAACCTTTGCGATTATAATATAAGGCTTGTTGTTCTTATCTCTGGATGAAAAGTCCTTCGTTTGAACTTGTACATAGGTATATCCGTCCAAAGCATGGGAACCTTCAGGAGCTACGATCTCTACCTGCTCCATGTCAATACGTAGCATGGTCTTACGCTTTGATTTACCGGTAATACGATCAAAGTCAATCTGTCCGTCTACAAAGACATATTCGTATTCGATACTTAGCTTCGGATAAAGATAGACAAGCGCTGCTGCCAGCACTACTCCAATCATACTGAATATACCACCCAATAATACAAGTACAACACCTATCGCCACACCGAAAATCAGGAGTGCCCGTAGCCCTATGAGAGCTGCATCATCCTTTCTTTTAACCCCTGCTTCTGCATACATTTGATTCATTCTTTACCTCCGTCAATAAGCTTGGTATTCACACATATACCCTATAATCAAAGCTAATTTTTCTATTTTATTATACTTCCACGGTCCAATTATGAATATCCTCTAATCTGCCTAATTGTATTCCAGTAATGGTATCATATAACTTTTGGCTTATCGGACCGATACCACCGTCCTGAACCTGCATGATATGATTTTCCCACCTTAGCTGACCAACTGGGGATATTACTGCTGCCGTTCCGGTACCCCATACCTCTTCCAGAGTACCATTTTCATGAGCGGCTTTGATCTCATCAATGGAGATTTTACGTTCTTCTGTTGGCAGGCCCCACTCTCTGCAGAGTGCTAATACCGAATCTCTCGTTACACCTGGAAGGATACTTCCATTTAGTTCCGGAGTTAATACTGTTCCATTTATCTTAAAGAATATATTCATGGCTCCGACTTCTTCAATATACTTTCTATGAACTCCATCCAGCCATAATACCTGTGAATAGCCCTCATCATGTGCTTTCACCTGGGATTTCATGGATGCAACATAGTTTGCACCAGTTTTTGCTTCACCAATTCCTCCCTTTACGGCTCTCACATATTCATCTTCAATCCATATTTTCACTGGATTCAGTCCTTCTGGATAATATGCTCCTACGGGTGAAAGGATAATGATAAACAGATACCGGTCAGAAGGTCTTACTCCCAGGTATGGATCTGTAGCAATAATAAATGGTCTAATATAGAGAGAAGTTCCCTCTTTTGTAGGAATCCATGCTTCATCTACTTTAACGACAGTTTTAATTGCCTGCAGGAAATCTTCCTCTGGAATTTCCGGAATGCAAATTCTGCGATTCGTACGATTTGCTCTTTCGATATTCTTATCAGGTCGGAACAACAGGGTTCTTCCATCATCTGTCTTGTAAGCCTTTAAGCCTTCAAACATTTCCTGACCATAATGAAAAACCATTGCTGAAGGTTCCAGATTAAGAGGCTGATACGGTATGACACGGGGATCATACCAGCCTTTCCCTGTCTCATAGTTCATGATAAACATATGGTCCGTAAAAATAGTACCAAACTTCAAAGGATTATCTTTGCCTGGTAATACCTTTGGATCTTTCGTTTTTTCGATTCTGATATTAAGCACACTTATCATCCTTCCTTTTGTTCTACTCGCCATCTAATTCCTTGCAACGATGTAAAATTTTATTTATTTTCTATAGTAGTCTTCCTTAGCAAATTTTTCAAGTATTATTTACGATTAATTCTTTCATATCTGCAAAATGTATAAGCCAGATCATAATAGGTCTGCTCTTCTGTCTCTTCCGCAAGATACCAGTCCTCCATCTGATCCAGATTCGGAAAATAAGTGTCTGCTTCATAACAATAATCTATTTTCGTAACATGTGCTATATCACAATACGGAAGCATCTGCTTATAGATGCTGGCTCCTCCTATGACATATATATCTTCTGATCTATATTTCTCTGCCTCCTTCAAGGCATCTTCTATACTATTAACCACGATGGCATCCTTCACCTTATAATCCTTCTCTAAGGCAATTACAATATTGGTTCTGTTCTTAAGAGGTTGTCCTCCAGGGAAGCTCTCCAACGTATTCTTTCCCATGATAACTACTTTGTTCGTTGTCTCATCCCGAAAAAAGCGCATATCCGCCGGAATACTTACCAGGAGCTTATTCTTATATCCAATTGCCCAATTCTTATCGACAGCAACTATTAAATTCATCCAATGTCTCACCTTTCTTATCTGGTTTTATCTCCGTCATCATCTGGTTACAACTACTCCGATATTCTTATACCGCTACCGGAATGTGCTCTACCTTAGGTCCATGCTGATAATTTCGTAATTCAAAATCCTCTGGCTTAAACTGATAGAAATCCTTTATCTCCGGATTCATCCAGAAGGTTGGCGCTTCATAGGTTGGTCTCTCTATCAGTTCTCGAATTATTGGAATATGTCTGTCATAAATATGAGCATCTGCAATCACATGGATCAGTTCTCCTACTTCAAAATCACAAATCTGAGCGAGCATATGAATCAAAACAGCATACTGACAGACATTCCAATTGTTTGCCGCAAGAATATCATTCGAACGTTGATTCAAAATACCATTTAAGACAAGCTTATCATTTTCCTTATTCTTTGTAACATTAAAGGTCATACTATAAGCACAGGGATATAAGTTCATTTCATGAAGATCCTGATGTACATAAAGATTTGTTATGATACGTCGACTATATGGATTGTTTTTAAGATCATAAATCACACGATCTACCTGATCCATCTCGCCTTCTTTATACTTGTGCTTGATGCTGAACTGGTAACCATAGGCCTTGCCGATAGAACCGTTCTCATCTGCCCAGCTATCCCAGATATGACTATTCAGATCATTTATATTATTGGATTTCTTTTGCCAGATCCATAGAAGCTCATCTACACAGCTCTTCAATGCTGTCCTTCGAAGAGTCATTGCCGGAAATTCTTTTGATAAATCATAGCGATTTACTACGCCGAACTTCTTAATCGTATACGCGTAGGAGCCATCCTCCCATTTCGGTCTAACCTTTTCACCCTCGGTACTTACACCGTTTTCCAGAATATCTTTGCACATCGCAATAAATATATTATCTGCTAAACTCATTCTATCCTCCCTCTGCCTCCTGTGTCGATCTCAGGAATCTGCTTCCTGTGTCGTTCTCAGGAATGCGACAGTTCTTTGTATGCCTCATATGTGTAATGCGTACTTCATCACGCATTACGTCATCCTAATTATATATTCTACCGCACATAATAGATCAAGGCAATATAATCTTTCAGCTTACAGGCAGGGGCGGTTGCATAATGTATCAGCAGAGATTATAACTTACCTCACACACATAAGGAAGGACATCATTGATGATTTTATATGTCCATACAAAATTCAACAATGATGTCCTTCTGACAGTTCATTATGGTAAATTATTATCCCTGATACATTATACAACCGCCCAAGTGACTGCATTAACACAATTCCTGTCCGTTATATAATGGTGTTATACATATTATATTATTATATGCATTTTTCTATTTGAATAACTTATCCGATGCAGGTCGATTGGATACTTCTATTTTATATACTTTATTGGTCTCCTTATTAATTAATATTTCCACACAATCTAGGATACTGTCCGGACCCGCGATACTATAGGAAATATAAGAAGATCCATCGTAGGTCTCAAAGGTTGTCCCACTCAGAGCCTTCTCTAAATCCTTTTTCGACATGCCTATGGTAATTCCTTTTTGGACGGTCAAAGGTACATTCATGTAATTAACGTCTGCTTCAACCTCTGTTACAAAGCAATTCTCAACTGTGGTAGCATAATCTGCATAATTATATACCATCGCCCGGAAGGACTGATTATTCTTAATCAACGTAATCCATCCTGAATCCTTCGCAACTACATTCGCATCAGACTCACTCTCTACAATCTTCCATCCATTCTTCTCGAATTCTGAATATGGTGCCGGTAATTGATAGAGTGCACCGTCAAACTCTACAATAAACTTAGTAAAATCATCTCCTAATGAGCTTGGTGCTTTGTATTGCTTAACAATATCAGGTACCTCGGTATTGATTTCCACATTCTGTAATGCACCCTCTGGTAATACAAAGTTTCTTACATCAATTGAATCAACCACTTTGGTCTCAGGATTTATACCTATTTCAATTTCCTGATAGGAAGCATACTCATATGTCAAGCTAATGCTATATTCACTCTCATATAGATCAGTAGGATCACCATACGCGGCTATAATATCTTCCTTGGAAGACACTCCATAGGTTATTCCACCCGGAAGACTTGCTGATATTGTCGGAGCATCATAATACTCTTCCACACACAGTCCACCAATCAGGCAATTGCTATAGGGCTCTACATTAACCCCCATATTAATGATTTCCGCACTTATCTCCATATCACCCTTTGTGAAGGTACATCCCATCATATATTCATTTGGCGCCAGTGTCTGTGTATCATCTTCTTCAGATATCCAGCCTCTGCTTACGAAATCTGAGTACTTCATAGGAAGCTGATATACTTCTCCTTCAATTTCGATTTGGAAGCTATATAAATCGTTCGAAAGTGTTCCACTGCCTGTTGATGTCTGATCCGTCTCCGGTGCAACGGAAGGCGCTGTAGTAGGCTCCGGTTGTTCCTCCTCAGCAGGTGTTTCACTCACTTCTATATCATCCTCTGCGCCTGTGTCAAATTTATCCTCAAGACTAGGATCATACTCATCTGCA
The nucleotide sequence above comes from Variimorphobacter saccharofermentans. Encoded proteins:
- a CDS encoding TIGR01906 family membrane protein, which gives rise to MKRFKITDVLIGIIFTLFFISLAVVITINFRPLYYIDIGLLDIESASGLSKDVIKENYNALIDYSSPFYRGELKFPSLPSSASGIKHFDEVKNIFTCFYILGAVTLILAIIIAVQKRKYKDFSYLKVTSITAVVLPLLVGLSVMIDFDRAFVIFHKLFFRNDDWLFDPVTDPVITILPDTFFLHCALMIIVLVLLSSMICLVIFIKSKRHLSIKYRKNKGLKL
- the pyk gene encoding pyruvate kinase — translated: MRKTKIICTLGPSTDNDNVLRELMKSGMDVARFNFSHADHEEHLGRLRRIERLRKELNIPVATLLDTKGPEIRIGNFKDDKKIHLKEGQTFTLTSREVDGDETQVSITYPSLIYDIDVGSTILIDDGLIEMTVIDVNSTDIVCKVKNGGTISSKKGVNVPGVHLSIPFISEKDRQDILFGIKHNYDFIAASFVRTAEDVLEIRKMLKKHNSQTKIIAKIENYQGVDNIDEIIQVSDGIMIARGDMGVEIPYEEVPVIQKMIIKKVYNAGKQVITATQMLDSMIKNPRPTRAETTDVANAIYDGTSAIMLSGETAAGKYPVEALKTMVKIAIRTEADIDYKKRFHMLDVSRTPDITDAISRATVTTAHDLNAKMIITVTTSGKTARMISRYRPECQILGCTTDPMVCRQLNMAWGVTPLLIAVEHDTFELFDHAIQAVEKAGYLEDGELAVLTAGVPLGTSGTTNLIKVQIAGNKY
- a CDS encoding deoxycytidylate deaminase encodes the protein MKKTDYLKWDEYFMGIALLSTERSKDPSTSVGACIVSEDNKILSVGYNGMPLGCSDDEFPWEREGSNLDTKYFYVCHAEFNAILNYTGTNMKGAKVYTTLFPCNECTKAIIQKGIAEIIYMCDKYASTDAVIAAKRMLDASGVKYRQYQPIGKDITLSL
- a CDS encoding DUF2680 domain-containing protein translates to MSRVKVCSMAIACLVSIIGMSPVSTFAAETDSESVTLTETDEIQQDKKEEQKDIFRDKKKEAREKWDTLSEKQKDEVYQLLEKNMKIQYEIMDKLVDLGVLHKEDVTVMKANMAERLERAKEKGEFPLFKEKKRKSN
- a CDS encoding peptidoglycan recognition protein family protein produces the protein MGRILTKEQWVRKKRRKRRLRMYLAFVLLIPIILLSGLLITDKVMQQYGSNTEGKETLPETFLKKPIEINYLTPNPYSRPQAELKRINSVVVHYTANPGTSAKANRSYFEGLAEKKSTYASSHFIIGLEGEIIQCIPLNEIAYASNERNEDTVAIECCHPDETGKFTEETYKSLVSLLATLCMEYDMGEKDIIRHYDVTGKLCPLYYVEHEDEWKNLRKDVINDIKKYKKAEKGAKSK
- a CDS encoding phosphotransferase family protein, whose product is MKGELIGEGNTAEIYQWGEKEILKLFRQDYAQAGIEKEYRNSQKVQECGLPVPKVGSMIQYEGRSGIIYEYIQGTSMLDLLLKQPLSLKRNIAHFAALHYEIHQCKAEGLSKYKDILEWNIRHAKQLSEEEKQLILARLQELPDGEALCHGDYHPGNVIRTNDKSMILDWMTAAAGSPSADVARTTLLFMAGNLPSGGLARYFTKKIRKYIAKVYQKQYMKLSGMSIKEINGWRLPIMAARLVEWIPENEAEHFLEEIRRELSLTT
- the guaB gene encoding IMP dehydrogenase, with the translated sequence MGQIIGEGITFDDVLLVPAYSEVLPNQVDLSTYLTKTIKLNIPLMSAGMDTVTENRMAIAMARQGGIGVIHKNMSIEEQADEVDKVKRSENGVITDPFYLSPEHTLQDANELMAKYRISGVPITVNGKKLVGIITNRDLKFETDFSKKIKESMTSEGLVTAKEGITLEEAKKILASARKEKLPIVDDEGNLKGLITIKDIEKQIKYPLSAKDAQGRLLCAAAVGITNNILERVDALVKAKVDAIVIDTAHGHSANVLKVVKMVRDTYPEVQIIAGNVATGEAALDLIKAGVDAVKVGIGPGSICTTRVVAGIGVPQITAIMDCYEVAKKYGIPIIGDGGIKYSGDITKAIAAGANVCMMGSIFAGCDESPGTFELFQGRKYKVYRGMGSIAAMERGSKDRYFQTDAKKLVPEGVEGRVAYKGTVEDTAFQLIGGLRSGMGYCGAKDILTLQQTGKFVKISAASLKESHPHDIHITKEAPNYSVEE
- a CDS encoding DUF6106 family protein, producing MNQMYAEAGVKRKDDAALIGLRALLIFGVAIGVVLVLLGGIFSMIGVVLAAALVYLYPKLSIEYEYVFVDGQIDFDRITGKSKRKTMLRIDMEQVEIVAPEGSHALDGYTYVQVQTKDFSSRDKNNKPYIIIAKVEDKTYRIVFEPSEKMLGMMKQKSPRKIAQL
- a CDS encoding branched-chain amino acid aminotransferase, which gives rise to MLNIRIEKTKDPKVLPGKDNPLKFGTIFTDHMFIMNYETGKGWYDPRVIPYQPLNLEPSAMVFHYGQEMFEGLKAYKTDDGRTLLFRPDKNIERANRTNRRICIPEIPEEDFLQAIKTVVKVDEAWIPTKEGTSLYIRPFIIATDPYLGVRPSDRYLFIIILSPVGAYYPEGLNPVKIWIEDEYVRAVKGGIGEAKTGANYVASMKSQVKAHDEGYSQVLWLDGVHRKYIEEVGAMNIFFKINGTVLTPELNGSILPGVTRDSVLALCREWGLPTEERKISIDEIKAAHENGTLEEVWGTGTAAVISPVGQLRWENHIMQVQDGGIGPISQKLYDTITGIQLGRLEDIHNWTVEV
- a CDS encoding dihydrofolate reductase — translated: MNLIVAVDKNWAIGYKNKLLVSIPADMRFFRDETTNKVVIMGKNTLESFPGGQPLKNRTNIVIALEKDYKVKDAIVVNSIEDALKEAEKYRSEDIYVIGGASIYKQMLPYCDIAHVTKIDYCYEADTYFPNLDQMEDWYLAEETEEQTYYDLAYTFCRYERINRK
- the thyA gene encoding thymidylate synthase, with the translated sequence MSLADNIFIAMCKDILENGVSTEGEKVRPKWEDGSYAYTIKKFGVVNRYDLSKEFPAMTLRRTALKSCVDELLWIWQKKSNNINDLNSHIWDSWADENGSIGKAYGYQFSIKHKYKEGEMDQVDRVIYDLKNNPYSRRIITNLYVHQDLHEMNLYPCAYSMTFNVTKNKENDKLVLNGILNQRSNDILAANNWNVCQYAVLIHMLAQICDFEVGELIHVIADAHIYDRHIPIIRELIERPTYEAPTFWMNPEIKDFYQFKPEDFELRNYQHGPKVEHIPVAV